Proteins encoded in a region of the Drosophila sechellia strain sech25 chromosome 2L, ASM438219v1, whole genome shotgun sequence genome:
- the LOC6614437 gene encoding phospholipase A1 member A produces MHWRLVIGLLLLASFNRETIGKRFLHLKPIPIQHEDESSTEGSTNPTPTSTTPPSNRDITVGPCKWAIGRSCPDPDVKYYIYTRHNPMDRQCLHIDESLEKSNLTDSYFNPRYPTKIIIHGYNSDMFLHPLQQMREEYLAKADYNIIYVDWSILSPGPCYISAVHNTKHAGTCTAQLVERLVETGNTDIHVIGFSLGAQVPNYIARNLSSFMLPRITGLDPAMPLFITSGMADKLDPSDASYVDVIHTNALVQGKMERCGHADFYMNGGIMQPGCNGQKINSFACSHQRAPAYFLESIRSPKGFWGWACSGYISYLLGMCPPTNFLLEAGENIRPSTRGMFMIDTNDSSPFALGKWTDLPTLGAKQPQWRAPTQILKAPPNQGVDPLLHHIDQFGKLAANFNNLQMWPTEHDPYEHWTSFSPEQKENDSDGDSVEEQDPVEFIEQDDRQMISTEARPTQSWWDYRRNLTYGFMEDNIFAVPTVD; encoded by the exons ATGCACTGGCGACTCGTCATTGGTTTGCTGCTTCTAG CCAGCTTCAATCGGGAGACTATCGGAAAGAGATTTCTGCATCTGAAACCTATTCCCATTCAACATGAGGATGAGAGCAGCACTGAGGGATCTACTAATCCCACACCCACCAGCACAACACCGCCCTCGAATAGGGATATCACTGTCGGTCCGTGCAAATGGGCTATAGGTCGAAGTTGTCCGGATCCGGATGTCAAGTACTACATCTATACGCGCCATAATCCGATGGACAGACAGTGCCTACACATCGACGAGTCTCTGGAGAAGTCCAATCTGACTGACTCCTACTTCAACCCACGATATCCCACTAAGATTATCATCCACGGCTATAACTCGGATATGTTTCTACATCCCCTGCAACAGATGAGAGAGG AATACCTGGCCAAAGCTGATTATAATATCATATATGTGGACTGGAGTATCCTGTCGCCAGGACCCTGCTACATAAGTGCCGTTCATAACACCAAACACGCTGGAACCTGCACTGCCCAGTTGGTAGAGCGCCTGGTGGAGACGGGCAATACGGATATCCACGTGATAGGCTTCTCATTGGGAGCTCAAGTGCCCAACTATATAGCCAGGAATTTGAGTTCTTTCATGCTGCCAAGGATTACGGGACTGGATCCAGCGATGCCTCTATTTATCACCTCGGGCATGGCGGATAAACTGGACCCCAGCGATGCCAGCTATGTGGATGTGATACACACGAATGCATTGGTTCAGGGAAAAATGGAGAGATGTGGTCATGCGGATTTTTACATGAACGGTGGAATCATGCAGCCAGGATGCAATGGACAGAAAATTA ATTCCTTTGCGTGCAGTCACCAACGTGCTCCAGCTTATTTTCTAGAATCCATCCGCTCACCCAAGGGTTTTTGGGGATGGGCCTGCAGTGGCTACATATCCTACCTCCTGGGAATGTGTCCCCCAACGAATTTTTTGCTTGAAGCTGGCGAGAATATACGGCCCTCTACGAGAGGAATGTTTATGATAGACACCAATGACAGTTCGCCATTTGCCCTGGGCAAGTGGACGGATCTACCCACTTTGGGAGCAAAGCAGCCACAGTGGCGAGCTCCGACCCAGATACTAAAGGCACCTCCAAATCAAGGTGTGGATCCCCTACTGCATCACATCGATCAGTTTGGTAAATTGGCAGCCAACTTTAACAACCTTCAGATGTGGCCCACTGAGCATGATCCCTACGAGCATTGGACGAGCTTCAGTCCTGAACAGAAAGAGAACGATAGCGATGGTGATTCTGTCGAAGAACAGGACCCAGTAGAGTTTATTGAGCAAGATGACAGACAGATGATAAGTACAGAGGCGCGTCCAACTCAAAGCTGGTGGGATTACAGAAGGAATCTTACATATGGATTCATGGAGGATAACATATTTGCAGTGCCCACAGTGGATTAG
- the LOC6614438 gene encoding uncharacterized protein LOC6614438: MRWKLQFVLFAIIQIVRSQNGEDPDSDTEVETDSEVESSQFFSHLYKSNLQQLVKIKNDSMDPCDDFYAHACGNFDQAMEENADDFLPPYLYNKQDRMNFFTAVVGNFETVPGRLISQLYAECRKRGERKVFFTPTRLTSHWERMLEEIPFLARHKEVLSAWPFSKHQWERRRLNGQLNWIVLSAQLAAHGLPTLLHIYFALDTIYVSPMEELPCPSIADFQSSLSDVLGVRHHHVSHIISREMRVLCRGTRGELPPVRSLSRKARNTTTRPSEEQLLLDENTMDYFQQFFAALNFSEERLVGARKFPLDVKKISQAWEVLRHTEPRIVYNYVMWQAREQLRYPDCYRVSEEFERLLHAEYWQWHVLRPHLSREVALASYQLHTTRFQKLRRSKLSRRDWYGHLWPASVEKKELQVARILQNHAENYLNITELNENYEGLKFENNSFYGNLLILRRAQLRHSFVSPYVDEEDVNQPAYFLRQFLHFVLLFMHRPTYHYYATQGLDLWRDSRLLLDTDGHYTALDCLERQSFKHYDAILAPIYRPLGSHEIAEIFQFYRSFQYSLTDYHFWLQGERFAFAETFVMEYFGLDPRRVLFYAVAQQLCNRQTEIFAAQLNRGYMNLPEFQEAFKCGADRAMNPLSRCMINMCERPLT; the protein is encoded by the coding sequence TCCGGATTCAGATACGGAAGTGGAAACGGATTCCGAGGTAGAATCGAGCCAGTTTTTTAGCCATTTGTACAAAAGCAACTTGCAACAGTTGGTGAAAATTAAGAATGACTCAATGGATCCGTGCGATGACTTCTATGCACATGCTTGTGGAAACTTCGATCAAGCGATGGAGGAAAATGCCGATGATTTTCTTCCACCTTATCTGTATAACAAACAGGACAGAATGAACTTCTTCACAGCTGTGGTTGGAAATTTTGAAACTGTACCAGGACGATTGATATCGCAACTATATGCGGAATGCCGAAAGAGGGGAGAACGAAAGGTTTTCTTCACCCCTACTCGATTGACTTCTCACTGGGAACGTATGCTCGAGGAGATTCCATTCCTGGCCAGGCATAAAGAGGTGCTCTCTGCCTGGCCTTTCTCTAAACATCAATGGGAGCGAAGGCGCCTTAATGGGCAGCTGAATTGGATAGTTCTGTCAGCTCAACTGGCAGCCCATGGCCTACCCACTTTACTACATATCTACTTTGCCTTGGATACGATTTATGTGAGTCCCATGGAGGAGCTGCCCTGTCCCAGTATCGCGGACTTCCAATCTAGCCTATCTGATGTCTTGGGAGTTCGGCATCATCATGTATCCCACATTATATCACGTGAGATGAGGGTTCTGTGTCGAGGAACGAGAGGAGAACTTCCACCCGTAAGAAGTTTGAGCAGGAAGGCCAGAAACACCACCACCAGACCAAGTGAAGAACAGCTCCTCTTGGATGAAAACACCATGGATTATTTTCAGCAGTTTTTTGCCGCACTTAACTTCTCCGAGGAACGGCTGGTGGGAGCACGTAAGTTTCCTCTGGATGTCAAGAAGATCTCGCAAGCCTGGGAAGTTCTCCGACATACGGAACCTCGCATAGTGTACAACTATGTGATGTGGCAGGCCAGGGAGCAGCTGCGATATCCGGACTGCTATAGGGTATCTGAGGAGTTCGAGAGACTACTGCACGCTGAATACTGGCAATGGCATGTTTTGAGACCCCATCTGAGCAGGGAAGTTGCTCTGGCATCCTATCAACTTCATACCACCCGTTTCCAGAAACTAAGGAGATCCAAGTTGTCCAGAAGAGATTGGTATGGGCACCTGTGGCCAGCTTCTGTGGAGAAGAAGGAGCTTCAGGTGGCACGCATTCTCCAAAATCATGCGGAAAACTATCTGAATATAACTGAACTAAATGAAAACTACGAAGGATTgaaattcgaaaataattcCTTTTATGGAAATCTTCTGATCCTTAGACGGGCTCAACTGCGCCATAGTTTTGTATCGCCCTATGTGGACGAGGAGGATGTAAATCAGCCAGCCTATTTCTTGAGGCAGTTCCTCCACTTTGTGCTGCTTTTCATGCACCGCCCTACATATCACTATTATGCCACACAAGGCTTGGACCTTTGGAGGGATTCACGACTTCTCTTGGATACCGATGGCCACTATACCGCCTTGGATTGCCTAGAAAGGCAATCATTCAAGCACTACGATGCTATATTGGCTCCAATTTACAGACCACTTGGTTCGCACGAGATCGCCGAGATCTTCCAGTTTTATCGCTCTTTTCAGTATTCCCTCACGGACTATCACTTTTGGCTTCAGGGTGAAAGGTTCGCCTTTGCCGAGACCTTTGTGATGGAATACTTCGGATTGGATCCACGCAGGGTGCTCTTCTATGCGGTGGCCCAGCAGTTATGCAACCGCCAAACGGAGATATTTGCTGCCCAATTGAATAGGGGCTACATGAATCTTCCCGAGTTCCAGGAGGCCTTCAAGTGCGGAGCCGATAGGGCCATGAATCCCCTATCCAGATGCATGATCAACATGTGTGAAAGGCCACTTACTTGA